In Eschrichtius robustus isolate mEscRob2 chromosome 11, mEscRob2.pri, whole genome shotgun sequence, the following proteins share a genomic window:
- the KCNK7 gene encoding potassium channel subfamily K member 7 codes for MDSGWHTMGALRPWARYGLLVVAHLLALGLGAAVLQALEGPPALRLQANLRAELATFQAEYGACLPPRALEELLGTALAAQAHGVSSLGNGSETRNWDLPSALLFTASLLTTTGYGHMAPLSAGGKAFCVVYTALGLPASLALVAALCHCLLPLLRHPGAWVAIHWQLTPATAALLQASGQGLLVAGIFMLLPALVLWGLQGDCSLLEAIYFCFSSLSTIGLGDLLPGRDHGQHPVLYYLGQFALLGYLLLGLLAMLLTVEMFLELPQVRAMVRFFRSRGPLNAEDEGGILGQDELALSTLPPSAAAPERAPAC; via the exons ATGGACTCTGGGTGGCACACCATGGGGGCTCTGAGGCCCTGGGCCCGATACGGGCTACTGGTTGTGGCCCACCTGCTAGCCCTGGGGCTTGGGGCTGCAGTGCTCCAGGCCCTGGAGGGGCCTCCAGCACTCCGGCTCCAGGCCAACCTCAGGGCCGAGCTGGCCACTTTCCAGGCGGAGTACGGGGCCTGCCTGCCACCCAGGGCACTGGAAGAGCTGCTGGGCACCGCCCTGGCAGCCCAGGCCCACGGGGTTTCCAGCCTGGGCAATGGCTCCGAGACCAGGAACTGGGATCTGCCCTCAGCCCTACTCTTCACTGCCAGCCTCCTCACCACCACGG GTTATGGCCACATGGCCCCACTATCGGCAGGTGGAAAGGCCTTCTGTGTGGTCTACACAGCCCTGGGGCTGCCAGCCTCCTTAGCACTTGTGGCTGCACTGTGCCACTGCCTGCTGCCTCTGCTCAGACACCCGGGTGCCTGGGTAGCCATCCACTGGCAGCTGACGCCGGCCACGGCTGCGCTACTGCAGGCATCTGGACAGGGCCTACTAGTGGCTGGTATCTTCATGCTGCTGCCAGCACTGGTGCTGTGGGGTCTGCAGGGCGACTGCAGCCTGCTGGAGGCCATCTACTTCTGCTTCAGCTCACTCAGCACCATCGGCCTGGGGGACCTGCTGCCTGGCCGTGACCATGGCCAGCATCCAGTGCTTTACTACCTCGGCCAGTTCGCACTTCTGG GTTACTTGCTCCTGGGGCTCCTGGCCATGCTGTTGACCGTGGAGATGTTCTTGGAGCTGCCCCAGGTCCGTGCCATGGTGAGGTTCTTCAGGTCCAGGGGCCCTCTGAACGCTGAGGACGAAGGTGGCATCCTAGGCCAGGATGAACTGGCTCTGAGCACCCTGCCAccctcagcagcagccccagaaCGGGCCCCAGCTTGCTGA